The proteins below come from a single Papaver somniferum cultivar HN1 chromosome 11, ASM357369v1, whole genome shotgun sequence genomic window:
- the LOC113321423 gene encoding uncharacterized protein LOC113321423 isoform X3: protein MEVDSNSFSLFKNQKLGDPWLPSKHWESVSSESGISHSKTSNSVRKSIYDSSTISEENLVRLVINALQGVESSLISIEKLGESFSNSPADRTSHRIPSLWYRSSSTNASGKILKSIGHSGLITLLVRKFIDYFQCINSSVDGRRRKEEGFESKHVHSEIAESQNVETNETVCDHQYSLVNQAFSVAVGKVLEGYICALDTVYASAQMRHSVKKVDASSPISSNVGCLTSVVHSEITLLEVYLHSKELRTHIEALGNICLLKHVGLAFSISSVYDVTLEATKEFSRFPRGAELLTYLYTQLRDADPAHHALLKFLFIRSCEPYCGFVKSWIYQAKIYDPYEEFIAEYVDDSMAYSHTSGGSLLASIKERNGVAVPCFLKNFSLPLLRAGQQLQVLIKLLELCRWMCPGDQTYKDILSCWSGASTDQLYNLSPLTFSKNGIEEMEAARENMYSVMQESLHIHFTRLEVQYQQISRNVSPFGTVAMFADDSRDILDDYLLSPSSTAENGDLLEAATHDSDTSGAMDEFSYEVDHWESSECSSLNSDSELDATEEPAISHENVIEMELKSLSASGLFTCLHKVGDLLSKSSKCENGCMDLHTPRRASEKCVGRTNLINQNMECHKQETKLSYTINHFQSEAGKNPSLLDAQYATYQFIDCWPVGGLLKNPFHHDGGYKDETVLQLTSCSVDVPDSNRHVLGEGISKFGEMCASGNYFPDHGGDIQLKKGSHGSSDSLLSPSWNLKYSSNFFNMNPMLTKYAWSQKIDVSRGTSCMPSIPCFNFSSVEDPSKVFQERVPSSFGKGFQGEISSFEESAVKVDDYSGKQGLDGDSITVDQRNSSWAKSSLISSEKQQKNNAAESTSGGGKWEHSLSYSSNSALYNAGDRRQNPRRTCTSDIPLDVVIDKCILQEILLQYMYVSSITIKLLEEGFALREHLLALRRYHFMEFADWADLFIMSLRRHKWYAADGNKRISEIQGLLDTAVQRSSCEGDPYKERLFVYTKGHDMMPLSNSAFAGVHAFDFIALGFRVSWPINIVLTPSALKIYAEIFSFLIQVKLAVFSLTDVWCLLKDLVKLVTPNRKCGFDTQDKRYFDVLMKMRYQVNHFVSTLQQYVLSQLSHVSWSRFLHSLNHEVKDMLDIECVHMAYLADSLHICFLSDETRPVAAIIENILQSALDFCSCFLPGGSESVLDQRDSSRILDRLNFSQVLSIKEAFEKNLKELYICYLKSPKHEKYGLCHFWGYLNYNDYYSNVIGNGIVRLYAL from the exons ATGGAGGTTGATtcaaattccttttctctgtttaAGAATCAAAAATTAGGCGATCCATGGTTACCATCGAAACACTGGGAATCGGTTTCATCTGAAAGTGGAATTTCTCACTCTAAAACTTCAAATTCAGTTCGTAAATCTATTTATGATTCTTCCACTATCTCT GAGGAAAATCTGGTGAGATTAGTTATAAATGCATTACAAGGTGTAGAGTCTTCTCTTATCAGCATTGAAAAGCTTGGTGAATCATTTTCTAACAGTCCAGCTGATAGAACTTCACATCGGATACCTAGCCTATGGTATCGTTCGTCTAGTACTAATGCGTCTGGAAAGATTCTCAAGTCTATTGGTCATTCGGGTCTTATCACTTTGTTAGTTCGTAAATTCATCGACTATTTTCAGTGTATAAACTCAAGTgtagatggaagaagaagaaaagaagaggggTTTGAAAGCAAGCATGTGCATAGTGAAATTGCTGAGAGTCAAAATGTCGAGACAAATGAAACAGTGTGTGATCATCAATATAGTCTTGTAAATCAGGCATTCTCTGTTGCTGTGGGAAAAGTCTTGGAGGGGTATATTTGTGCCCTAGATACAGTATATGCATCAGCTCAGATGAGGCATTCAGTAAAGAAGGTTGATGCTTCTTCACCCATTTCTTCTAATGTTGGTTGTCTCACAAGCGTTGTACATTCTGAGATCACACTGCTTGAAGTTTATCTGCATTCCAAGGAATTAAGAACTCATATTGAGGCCCTGGGAAATATTTGCCTGCTTAAGCATGTAGGTCTTGCCTTCTCAATATCTTCTGTGTATGATGTGACCCTGGAAGCGACCAAAGAGTTTAGTCGCTTCCCCAGAGGGGCAGAGTTGCTGACATATTTATATACTCAGCTTCGG gATGCTGATCCAGCTCACCATGCACTTCTCAAGTTTCTGTTCATTCGGTCATGTGAACCATATTGTGGCTTCGTTAAGTCGTGGATTTATCAGGCCAAGATTTACGATCCTTATGAGGAGTTTATTGCCGAATATGTTGATGATTCCATGGCATACTCGCATACTAGTGGTGGCTCCTTGTTGGCATCTATCAAG GAACGGAATGGAGTTGCAGTTCCTTGTTTCCTCAAAAACTTTTCTCTTCCCCTACTCCGAGCTGGTCAGCAGCTTCAAGTACTCATTAAATTGCTCGAGTTGTGCCGCTGGATGTGTCCTGGAGATCAAACATATAAGGATATCCTTTCATGTTGGAGTGGTGCTTCAACTGATCAGCTGTATAACTTGTCCCCTCTAACTTTTAGCAAAAACGGCATAGAAGAAATGGAAGCTGCGAGGGAAAATATGTACAGTGTGATGCAAGAAAGTCTTCATATTCATTTTACTAGATTGGAAGTCCAATATCAGCAGATCAGTCGGAAT GTAAGTCCTTTTGGTACTGTAGCTATGTTTGCTGATGACAGCAGAGACATTTTGGATGACTATTTGCTCTCCCCTTCTTCGACTGCTGAAAATGGAGACTTATT GGAAGCAGCTACACATGATTCTGACACCTCTGGTGCAATGGATGAGTTCTCTTATGAGGTGGATCACTGGGAGTCTTCTGAATGCTCATCTTTGAATAGTGATTCCGAGTTGGATGCGACTGAGGAACCAGCTATATCTCATGAGAACGTGATTGAGATGGAACTAAAATCTTTATCTGCTTCAGGTTTATTTACATGCCTTCACAAAGTGGGGGATTTGCTGTCCAAGTCTTCTAAGTGTGAAAATGGTTGTATGGACTTGCATACTCCAAGACGTGCTTCTGAGAAATGCGTAGGAAGAACGAATTTAATCAACCAAAACATGGAATGTCATAAACAAGAAACGAAGTTGAGCTATACTATAAACCACTTTCAATCTGAGGCCGGAAAGAATCCTAGCTTATTAGATGCTCAATATGCTACCTACCAATTTATTGATTGCTGGCCAGTGGGCGGGCTTTTGAAAAACCCTTTTCATCACGATGGAGGTTACAAGGATGAGACAGTATTGCAGCTTACTAGCTGTAGTGTAGACGTGCCTGATAGCAACAGACATGTCTTGGGGGAGGGAATATCCAAGTTTGGGGAAATGTGTGCTTCAGGTAATTATTTTCCTGATCATGGTGGGGATATTCAGCTTAAAAAAGGAAGTCATGGATCATCTGATTCACTTCTTTCTCCTTCATGGAACCTTAAGTACAGCAGTAACTTTTTCAATATGAACCCCATGCTAACAAAGTACGCTTGGTCACAAAAGATAGATGTCTCAAGAGGTACAAGCTGTATGCCTTCTATTCCATGCTTCAATTTTTCATCAGTCGAGGATCCTTCTAAAGTGTTTCAAGAAAGGGTGCCTTCTAGTTTTGGAAAAGGATTTCAAGGTGAAATTTCTTCATTTGAGGAATCTGCTGTCAAAGTGGATGATTACAGTGGAAAACAGGGTCTTGATGGAGATAGCATTACGGTGGATCAAAGAAACTCATCTTGGGCTAAATCAAGTTTGATCTCGAGTGAGAAACAACAGAAAAACAATGCTGCCGAAAGTACTTCTGGAGGGGGGAAGTGGGAGCATTCATTGAGTTACTCCAGTAACAGTGCCTTATATAATGCTGGAGATCGCAGGCAGAATCCAAGGAGAACTTGTACGTCCGATATACCACTTGATGTCGTTATTGACAAGTGCATTCTTCAGGAAATCCTTCTTCA ATATATGTATGTTAGCAGCATAACTATTAAGTTGCTTGAGGAAGGATTTGCACTGCGAGAACATTTGTTGGCTTTGCGAAGATACCATTTTATGGAATTTGCTGACTGGGCAGATTTGTTCATCATGTCTCTTCGTCGTCAT AAATGGTATGCTGCTGATGGAAACAAGAGAATTTCAGAAATTCAAGGACTCCTGGACACTGCAGTGCAgcgttcttcttgtgaaggagaCCCTTACAAGGAGCGGTTATTTGTTTACACAAAAGGGCATGACATGATGCCTCTCTCAAACTCCGCCTTTg CAGGGGTCCATGCCTTTGATTTTATAGCACTGGGTTTCAGAGTCAGCTGGCCAATTAATATTGTCTTGACTCCTAGTGCACTAAAAATATATGCTGAGATCTTCAGTTTTCTGATTCAAGTGAAGCTGGCGGTTTTCTCATTAACCGATGTCTGGTGCTTGTTAAAG GATTTGGTGAAATTAGTTACCCCAAATCGTAAGTGTGGATTTGATACGCAGGATAAGCGCTACTTCGATGTCCTTATGAAGATGAG ATATCAGGTCAATCACTTCGTCTCTACATTGCAGCAGTATGTGCTCTCACAGTTGTCGCATGTTTCCTGGTCCAGGTTCCTTCACTCTCTTAACCATGAG GTCAAAGACATGCTTGACATAGAGTGTGTTCATATGGCATATCTTGCCGATTCATTGCACAT ATGTTTCCTTTCTGATGAAACTCGCCCAGTAGCTGCCATCATCGAGAACATTCTGCAAAGTGCACTGGATTTCTGTTCATGCTTCCTTCCTGGTGGCAGCGAGTCTGTTTTGGACCAAAGGGACTCGTCTAGAATACTAGACCGTCTCAATTTTTCACAG GTTTTAAGTATCAAGGAAGCCTTCGAGAAGAACTTGAAAGAACTGTATATTTGCTATTTAAAGTCTCCAAAACATGAAAAGTATGGACTATGTCATTTCTGGGGATATCTCAATTACAACGACTACTACTCAAATGTCATTGGTAATGGAATAGTAAGACTCTATGCATTATAA
- the LOC113321423 gene encoding uncharacterized protein LOC113321423 isoform X1 has protein sequence MEVDSNSFSLFKNQKLGDPWLPSKHWESVSSESGISHSKTSNSVRKSIYDSSTISEENLVRLVINALQGVESSLISIEKLGESFSNSPADRTSHRIPSLWYRSSSTNASGKILKSIGHSGLITLLVRKFIDYFQCINSSVDGRRRKEEGFESKHVHSEIAESQNVETNETVCDHQYSLVNQAFSVAVGKVLEGYICALDTVYASAQMRHSVKKVDASSPISSNVGCLTSVVHSEITLLEVYLHSKELRTHIEALGNICLLKHVGLAFSISSVYDVTLEATKEFSRFPRGAELLTYLYTQLRDADPAHHALLKFLFIRSCEPYCGFVKSWIYQAKIYDPYEEFIAEYVDDSMAYSHTSGGSLLASIKERNGVAVPCFLKNFSLPLLRAGQQLQVLIKLLELCRWMCPGDQTYKDILSCWSGASTDQLYNLSPLTFSKNGIEEMEAARENMYSVMQESLHIHFTRLEVQYQQISRNVSPFGTVAMFADDSRDILDDYLLSPSSTAENGDLLEAATHDSDTSGAMDEFSYEVDHWESSECSSLNSDSELDATEEPAISHENVIEMELKSLSASGLFTCLHKVGDLLSKSSKCENGCMDLHTPRRASEKCVGRTNLINQNMECHKQETKLSYTINHFQSEAGKNPSLLDAQYATYQFIDCWPVGGLLKNPFHHDGGYKDETVLQLTSCSVDVPDSNRHVLGEGISKFGEMCASGNYFPDHGGDIQLKKGSHGSSDSLLSPSWNLKYSSNFFNMNPMLTKYAWSQKIDVSRGTSCMPSIPCFNFSSVEDPSKVFQERVPSSFGKGFQGEISSFEESAVKVDDYSGKQGLDGDSITVDQRNSSWAKSSLISSEKQQKNNAAESTSGGGKWEHSLSYSSNSALYNAGDRRQNPRRTCTSDIPLDVVIDKCILQEILLQYMYVSSITIKLLEEGFALREHLLALRRYHFMEFADWADLFIMSLRRHKWYAADGNKRISEIQGLLDTAVQRSSCEGDPYKERLFVYTKGHDMMPLSNSAFAGVHAFDFIALGFRVSWPINIVLTPSALKIYAEIFSFLIQVKLAVFSLTDVWCLLKEMLLTKWKKILKLKIMDLVKLVTPNRKCGFDTQDKRYFDVLMKMRYQVNHFVSTLQQYVLSQLSHVSWSRFLHSLNHEVKDMLDIECVHMAYLADSLHICFLSDETRPVAAIIENILQSALDFCSCFLPGGSESVLDQRDSSRILDRLNFSQVLSIKEAFEKNLKELYICYLKSPKHEKYGLCHFWGYLNYNDYYSNVIGNGIVRLYAL, from the exons ATGGAGGTTGATtcaaattccttttctctgtttaAGAATCAAAAATTAGGCGATCCATGGTTACCATCGAAACACTGGGAATCGGTTTCATCTGAAAGTGGAATTTCTCACTCTAAAACTTCAAATTCAGTTCGTAAATCTATTTATGATTCTTCCACTATCTCT GAGGAAAATCTGGTGAGATTAGTTATAAATGCATTACAAGGTGTAGAGTCTTCTCTTATCAGCATTGAAAAGCTTGGTGAATCATTTTCTAACAGTCCAGCTGATAGAACTTCACATCGGATACCTAGCCTATGGTATCGTTCGTCTAGTACTAATGCGTCTGGAAAGATTCTCAAGTCTATTGGTCATTCGGGTCTTATCACTTTGTTAGTTCGTAAATTCATCGACTATTTTCAGTGTATAAACTCAAGTgtagatggaagaagaagaaaagaagaggggTTTGAAAGCAAGCATGTGCATAGTGAAATTGCTGAGAGTCAAAATGTCGAGACAAATGAAACAGTGTGTGATCATCAATATAGTCTTGTAAATCAGGCATTCTCTGTTGCTGTGGGAAAAGTCTTGGAGGGGTATATTTGTGCCCTAGATACAGTATATGCATCAGCTCAGATGAGGCATTCAGTAAAGAAGGTTGATGCTTCTTCACCCATTTCTTCTAATGTTGGTTGTCTCACAAGCGTTGTACATTCTGAGATCACACTGCTTGAAGTTTATCTGCATTCCAAGGAATTAAGAACTCATATTGAGGCCCTGGGAAATATTTGCCTGCTTAAGCATGTAGGTCTTGCCTTCTCAATATCTTCTGTGTATGATGTGACCCTGGAAGCGACCAAAGAGTTTAGTCGCTTCCCCAGAGGGGCAGAGTTGCTGACATATTTATATACTCAGCTTCGG gATGCTGATCCAGCTCACCATGCACTTCTCAAGTTTCTGTTCATTCGGTCATGTGAACCATATTGTGGCTTCGTTAAGTCGTGGATTTATCAGGCCAAGATTTACGATCCTTATGAGGAGTTTATTGCCGAATATGTTGATGATTCCATGGCATACTCGCATACTAGTGGTGGCTCCTTGTTGGCATCTATCAAG GAACGGAATGGAGTTGCAGTTCCTTGTTTCCTCAAAAACTTTTCTCTTCCCCTACTCCGAGCTGGTCAGCAGCTTCAAGTACTCATTAAATTGCTCGAGTTGTGCCGCTGGATGTGTCCTGGAGATCAAACATATAAGGATATCCTTTCATGTTGGAGTGGTGCTTCAACTGATCAGCTGTATAACTTGTCCCCTCTAACTTTTAGCAAAAACGGCATAGAAGAAATGGAAGCTGCGAGGGAAAATATGTACAGTGTGATGCAAGAAAGTCTTCATATTCATTTTACTAGATTGGAAGTCCAATATCAGCAGATCAGTCGGAAT GTAAGTCCTTTTGGTACTGTAGCTATGTTTGCTGATGACAGCAGAGACATTTTGGATGACTATTTGCTCTCCCCTTCTTCGACTGCTGAAAATGGAGACTTATT GGAAGCAGCTACACATGATTCTGACACCTCTGGTGCAATGGATGAGTTCTCTTATGAGGTGGATCACTGGGAGTCTTCTGAATGCTCATCTTTGAATAGTGATTCCGAGTTGGATGCGACTGAGGAACCAGCTATATCTCATGAGAACGTGATTGAGATGGAACTAAAATCTTTATCTGCTTCAGGTTTATTTACATGCCTTCACAAAGTGGGGGATTTGCTGTCCAAGTCTTCTAAGTGTGAAAATGGTTGTATGGACTTGCATACTCCAAGACGTGCTTCTGAGAAATGCGTAGGAAGAACGAATTTAATCAACCAAAACATGGAATGTCATAAACAAGAAACGAAGTTGAGCTATACTATAAACCACTTTCAATCTGAGGCCGGAAAGAATCCTAGCTTATTAGATGCTCAATATGCTACCTACCAATTTATTGATTGCTGGCCAGTGGGCGGGCTTTTGAAAAACCCTTTTCATCACGATGGAGGTTACAAGGATGAGACAGTATTGCAGCTTACTAGCTGTAGTGTAGACGTGCCTGATAGCAACAGACATGTCTTGGGGGAGGGAATATCCAAGTTTGGGGAAATGTGTGCTTCAGGTAATTATTTTCCTGATCATGGTGGGGATATTCAGCTTAAAAAAGGAAGTCATGGATCATCTGATTCACTTCTTTCTCCTTCATGGAACCTTAAGTACAGCAGTAACTTTTTCAATATGAACCCCATGCTAACAAAGTACGCTTGGTCACAAAAGATAGATGTCTCAAGAGGTACAAGCTGTATGCCTTCTATTCCATGCTTCAATTTTTCATCAGTCGAGGATCCTTCTAAAGTGTTTCAAGAAAGGGTGCCTTCTAGTTTTGGAAAAGGATTTCAAGGTGAAATTTCTTCATTTGAGGAATCTGCTGTCAAAGTGGATGATTACAGTGGAAAACAGGGTCTTGATGGAGATAGCATTACGGTGGATCAAAGAAACTCATCTTGGGCTAAATCAAGTTTGATCTCGAGTGAGAAACAACAGAAAAACAATGCTGCCGAAAGTACTTCTGGAGGGGGGAAGTGGGAGCATTCATTGAGTTACTCCAGTAACAGTGCCTTATATAATGCTGGAGATCGCAGGCAGAATCCAAGGAGAACTTGTACGTCCGATATACCACTTGATGTCGTTATTGACAAGTGCATTCTTCAGGAAATCCTTCTTCA ATATATGTATGTTAGCAGCATAACTATTAAGTTGCTTGAGGAAGGATTTGCACTGCGAGAACATTTGTTGGCTTTGCGAAGATACCATTTTATGGAATTTGCTGACTGGGCAGATTTGTTCATCATGTCTCTTCGTCGTCAT AAATGGTATGCTGCTGATGGAAACAAGAGAATTTCAGAAATTCAAGGACTCCTGGACACTGCAGTGCAgcgttcttcttgtgaaggagaCCCTTACAAGGAGCGGTTATTTGTTTACACAAAAGGGCATGACATGATGCCTCTCTCAAACTCCGCCTTTg CAGGGGTCCATGCCTTTGATTTTATAGCACTGGGTTTCAGAGTCAGCTGGCCAATTAATATTGTCTTGACTCCTAGTGCACTAAAAATATATGCTGAGATCTTCAGTTTTCTGATTCAAGTGAAGCTGGCGGTTTTCTCATTAACCGATGTCTGGTGCTTGTTAAAG GAGATGTTGCTCActaaatggaaaaaaattctgAAACTTAAAATCATG GATTTGGTGAAATTAGTTACCCCAAATCGTAAGTGTGGATTTGATACGCAGGATAAGCGCTACTTCGATGTCCTTATGAAGATGAG ATATCAGGTCAATCACTTCGTCTCTACATTGCAGCAGTATGTGCTCTCACAGTTGTCGCATGTTTCCTGGTCCAGGTTCCTTCACTCTCTTAACCATGAG GTCAAAGACATGCTTGACATAGAGTGTGTTCATATGGCATATCTTGCCGATTCATTGCACAT ATGTTTCCTTTCTGATGAAACTCGCCCAGTAGCTGCCATCATCGAGAACATTCTGCAAAGTGCACTGGATTTCTGTTCATGCTTCCTTCCTGGTGGCAGCGAGTCTGTTTTGGACCAAAGGGACTCGTCTAGAATACTAGACCGTCTCAATTTTTCACAG GTTTTAAGTATCAAGGAAGCCTTCGAGAAGAACTTGAAAGAACTGTATATTTGCTATTTAAAGTCTCCAAAACATGAAAAGTATGGACTATGTCATTTCTGGGGATATCTCAATTACAACGACTACTACTCAAATGTCATTGGTAATGGAATAGTAAGACTCTATGCATTATAA